The Trichomycterus rosablanca isolate fTriRos1 chromosome 22, fTriRos1.hap1, whole genome shotgun sequence genome has a window encoding:
- the abat gene encoding 4-aminobutyrate aminotransferase, mitochondrial isoform X2: MALFSRHLTLSLQHNLRLVAPGCRYVSKTATKTVSDFEYDAPCMKTPVPGPRSKELTKQLGEIQNVAAINFFCNYEESRGNYLVDADGNRMLDLYTQISSIPLGYNHPALMKALTNPNNLSAFVNRPALGILPPENFPDNLTESLLSIAPAGMSRVQTMACGSCSNENAFKAMFIWYRNKERGTNSPSPEETSSCMINQSPGCPDLSILSFMGAFHGRTMGCLATTHSKVIHKLDIPSFDWPIAPFPKLKYPLEEFVRENAQEEARCLEEVEDLIVKWRQKGKPVAGIITEPIQAEGGDNHASSDFFIKLHNIARKHGCAFHVDEVQTGGGATGKWWAHEHWGTNDPADIVSFSKKMLSGGYYHKAELQPDKGYRIFNTWMGDPSKNLFLSEVLNVIRRENLLEEVTRSGKTLLQGLYELQSQYPHLLSQARGQGTFCAIDAPDDVTRDKLLLKIRDKGVLLGGCGEKSIRFRPALVFKEYHAHQFLNIFNDVLAKYK, encoded by the exons ATGGCGCTCTTCAGCCGTCACCTGACCCTCTCCCTTCAACATAATCTGCGCCTTGTGGCTCCAG GTTGCAGATATGTTAGCAAAACCGCCACAAAGACTGTGTCTGATTTTGAATATGATGCCCCCTGCATGAAGACTCCTGTTCCAGGACCCAGGTCAAAG GAGCTAACCAAGCAGCTTGGAGAAATTCAG aatGTGGCTGCAATCAATTTCTTCTGTAACTATGAGGAGAGCAGGGGGAACTACTTGGTGGATGCTGATGGAAACCGAATGCTAGATCTGTACACGCAGATTTCTTCTATTCCCCTCG GTTATAATCACCCAGCTTTAATGAAAGCGCTCACCAATCCCAACAATTTG AGTGCATTTGTTAACCGGCCAGCCCTTGGGATTCTACCACCTGAGAACTTCCCAGACAATCTGACTGAAAGTCTCCTGTCA ATCGCTCCTGCTGGAATGAGCCGGGTACAAACCATGGCCTGTGGCTCCTGTTCCAACGAGAACGCCTTCAAGGCCATGTTCATATGGTACAGA AACAAAGAGAGAGGCACCAACAGCCCTTCACCAGAGGAAACAAGCTCCTGTATGATTAACCAG AGCCCTGGATGTCCAGATCTGAGCATTCTGTCTTTTATGGGAGCATTTCATGGCAGAACTATGG GTTGCTTGGCTacgacacactccaaagtcatTCACAAGCTGGACATCCCCTCATTCGACTGGCCTATTGCACCCTTCCCCAAGCTAAAGTATCCGCTGGAGGAGTTTGTTCGAGAGAATGCTCAGGAAGAGGCTCGCTGTCTTGAGGAG GTGGAGGATCTGATTGTTAAGTGGCGGCAGAAGGGCAAACCTGTAGCGGGTATCATCACTGAGCCTATTCAGGCAGAGGGAGGAGACAACCATGCCTCCTCTGACTTTTTCATCAAGCTGCACAATATCGCTCGCAAG CATGGATGTGCCTTCCATGTGGATGAGGTCCAAACCGGAGGCGGAGCTACAGGAAAGTGGtgggcacatgagcattggGGTACAAATGACCCTGCCGACATTGTCTCTTTCAGCAAGAAGATGCTCTCGGGAGGCTACTATCACAAAGCTGAGCTGCAGCCAGACAAG GGTTACAGGATCTTTAACACATGGATGGGAGACCCTTCAAAGAACTTGTTCCTCTCTGAGGTGCTAAACGTTATCAGGAGAGAGAACCTTCTGGAGGAGGTTACACGATCTGGAAAGACTTTGCTACAGGGACTTTATGAACTACAG TCTCAGTATCCTCACctgctgagtcaagcacgtggACAGGGCACCTTTTGTGCCATCGATGCTCCTGACGATGTCACTCGTGATAAGCTGCTGCTGAAAATCAGGGACAAGG GAGTTCTTCTGGGAGGCTGTGGTGAGAAATCCATCCGCTTCCGTCCAGCTCTGGTCTTCAAAGAGTACCACGCTCATCAGTTCCTCAACATCTTTAACGATGTCTTGGCTAAATACAAGTAA
- the abat gene encoding 4-aminobutyrate aminotransferase, mitochondrial isoform X1 — protein sequence MALFSRHLTLSLQHNLRLVAPGCRYVSKTATKTVSDFEYDAPCMKTPVPGPRSKELTKQLGEIQNVAAINFFCNYEESRGNYLVDADGNRMLDLYTQISSIPLGYNHPALMKALTNPNNLSAFVNRPALGILPPENFPDNLTESLLSIAPAGMSRVQTMACGSCSNENAFKAMFIWYRNKERGTNSPSPEETSSCMINQSPGCPDLSILSFMGAFHGRTMGCLATTHSKVIHKLDIPSFDWPIAPFPKLKYPLEEFVRENAQEEARCLEEVEDLIVKWRQKGKPVAGIITEPIQAEGGDNHASSDFFIKLHNIARKHGCAFHVDEVQTGGGATGKWWAHEHWGTNDPADIVSFSKKMLSGGYYHKAELQPDKGYRIFNTWMGDPSKNLFLSEVLNVIRRENLLEEVTRSGKTLLQGLYELQSQYPHLLSQARGQGTFCAIDAPDDVTRDKLLLKIRDKGVLLGGCGEKSIRFRPALVFKEYHAHQFLNIFNDVLAKYKSSSGRLW from the exons ATGGCGCTCTTCAGCCGTCACCTGACCCTCTCCCTTCAACATAATCTGCGCCTTGTGGCTCCAG GTTGCAGATATGTTAGCAAAACCGCCACAAAGACTGTGTCTGATTTTGAATATGATGCCCCCTGCATGAAGACTCCTGTTCCAGGACCCAGGTCAAAG GAGCTAACCAAGCAGCTTGGAGAAATTCAG aatGTGGCTGCAATCAATTTCTTCTGTAACTATGAGGAGAGCAGGGGGAACTACTTGGTGGATGCTGATGGAAACCGAATGCTAGATCTGTACACGCAGATTTCTTCTATTCCCCTCG GTTATAATCACCCAGCTTTAATGAAAGCGCTCACCAATCCCAACAATTTG AGTGCATTTGTTAACCGGCCAGCCCTTGGGATTCTACCACCTGAGAACTTCCCAGACAATCTGACTGAAAGTCTCCTGTCA ATCGCTCCTGCTGGAATGAGCCGGGTACAAACCATGGCCTGTGGCTCCTGTTCCAACGAGAACGCCTTCAAGGCCATGTTCATATGGTACAGA AACAAAGAGAGAGGCACCAACAGCCCTTCACCAGAGGAAACAAGCTCCTGTATGATTAACCAG AGCCCTGGATGTCCAGATCTGAGCATTCTGTCTTTTATGGGAGCATTTCATGGCAGAACTATGG GTTGCTTGGCTacgacacactccaaagtcatTCACAAGCTGGACATCCCCTCATTCGACTGGCCTATTGCACCCTTCCCCAAGCTAAAGTATCCGCTGGAGGAGTTTGTTCGAGAGAATGCTCAGGAAGAGGCTCGCTGTCTTGAGGAG GTGGAGGATCTGATTGTTAAGTGGCGGCAGAAGGGCAAACCTGTAGCGGGTATCATCACTGAGCCTATTCAGGCAGAGGGAGGAGACAACCATGCCTCCTCTGACTTTTTCATCAAGCTGCACAATATCGCTCGCAAG CATGGATGTGCCTTCCATGTGGATGAGGTCCAAACCGGAGGCGGAGCTACAGGAAAGTGGtgggcacatgagcattggGGTACAAATGACCCTGCCGACATTGTCTCTTTCAGCAAGAAGATGCTCTCGGGAGGCTACTATCACAAAGCTGAGCTGCAGCCAGACAAG GGTTACAGGATCTTTAACACATGGATGGGAGACCCTTCAAAGAACTTGTTCCTCTCTGAGGTGCTAAACGTTATCAGGAGAGAGAACCTTCTGGAGGAGGTTACACGATCTGGAAAGACTTTGCTACAGGGACTTTATGAACTACAG TCTCAGTATCCTCACctgctgagtcaagcacgtggACAGGGCACCTTTTGTGCCATCGATGCTCCTGACGATGTCACTCGTGATAAGCTGCTGCTGAAAATCAGGGACAAGG GAGTTCTTCTGGGAGGCTGTGGTGAGAAATCCATCCGCTTCCGTCCAGCTCTGGTCTTCAAAGAGTACCACGCTCATCAGTTCCTCAACATCTTTAACGATGTCTTGGCTAAATACAA GAGTTCTTCTGGGAGGCTGTGGTGA
- the abat gene encoding 4-aminobutyrate aminotransferase, mitochondrial isoform X3, which translates to MAFSIRIFWKPMDLGCRYVSKTATKTVSDFEYDAPCMKTPVPGPRSKELTKQLGEIQNVAAINFFCNYEESRGNYLVDADGNRMLDLYTQISSIPLGYNHPALMKALTNPNNLSAFVNRPALGILPPENFPDNLTESLLSIAPAGMSRVQTMACGSCSNENAFKAMFIWYRNKERGTNSPSPEETSSCMINQSPGCPDLSILSFMGAFHGRTMGCLATTHSKVIHKLDIPSFDWPIAPFPKLKYPLEEFVRENAQEEARCLEEVEDLIVKWRQKGKPVAGIITEPIQAEGGDNHASSDFFIKLHNIARKHGCAFHVDEVQTGGGATGKWWAHEHWGTNDPADIVSFSKKMLSGGYYHKAELQPDKGYRIFNTWMGDPSKNLFLSEVLNVIRRENLLEEVTRSGKTLLQGLYELQSQYPHLLSQARGQGTFCAIDAPDDVTRDKLLLKIRDKGVLLGGCGEKSIRFRPALVFKEYHAHQFLNIFNDVLAKYKSSSGRLW; encoded by the exons ATGGCATTTTCCATAAGGATTTTCTGGAAGCCGATGGACTTAG GTTGCAGATATGTTAGCAAAACCGCCACAAAGACTGTGTCTGATTTTGAATATGATGCCCCCTGCATGAAGACTCCTGTTCCAGGACCCAGGTCAAAG GAGCTAACCAAGCAGCTTGGAGAAATTCAG aatGTGGCTGCAATCAATTTCTTCTGTAACTATGAGGAGAGCAGGGGGAACTACTTGGTGGATGCTGATGGAAACCGAATGCTAGATCTGTACACGCAGATTTCTTCTATTCCCCTCG GTTATAATCACCCAGCTTTAATGAAAGCGCTCACCAATCCCAACAATTTG AGTGCATTTGTTAACCGGCCAGCCCTTGGGATTCTACCACCTGAGAACTTCCCAGACAATCTGACTGAAAGTCTCCTGTCA ATCGCTCCTGCTGGAATGAGCCGGGTACAAACCATGGCCTGTGGCTCCTGTTCCAACGAGAACGCCTTCAAGGCCATGTTCATATGGTACAGA AACAAAGAGAGAGGCACCAACAGCCCTTCACCAGAGGAAACAAGCTCCTGTATGATTAACCAG AGCCCTGGATGTCCAGATCTGAGCATTCTGTCTTTTATGGGAGCATTTCATGGCAGAACTATGG GTTGCTTGGCTacgacacactccaaagtcatTCACAAGCTGGACATCCCCTCATTCGACTGGCCTATTGCACCCTTCCCCAAGCTAAAGTATCCGCTGGAGGAGTTTGTTCGAGAGAATGCTCAGGAAGAGGCTCGCTGTCTTGAGGAG GTGGAGGATCTGATTGTTAAGTGGCGGCAGAAGGGCAAACCTGTAGCGGGTATCATCACTGAGCCTATTCAGGCAGAGGGAGGAGACAACCATGCCTCCTCTGACTTTTTCATCAAGCTGCACAATATCGCTCGCAAG CATGGATGTGCCTTCCATGTGGATGAGGTCCAAACCGGAGGCGGAGCTACAGGAAAGTGGtgggcacatgagcattggGGTACAAATGACCCTGCCGACATTGTCTCTTTCAGCAAGAAGATGCTCTCGGGAGGCTACTATCACAAAGCTGAGCTGCAGCCAGACAAG GGTTACAGGATCTTTAACACATGGATGGGAGACCCTTCAAAGAACTTGTTCCTCTCTGAGGTGCTAAACGTTATCAGGAGAGAGAACCTTCTGGAGGAGGTTACACGATCTGGAAAGACTTTGCTACAGGGACTTTATGAACTACAG TCTCAGTATCCTCACctgctgagtcaagcacgtggACAGGGCACCTTTTGTGCCATCGATGCTCCTGACGATGTCACTCGTGATAAGCTGCTGCTGAAAATCAGGGACAAGG GAGTTCTTCTGGGAGGCTGTGGTGAGAAATCCATCCGCTTCCGTCCAGCTCTGGTCTTCAAAGAGTACCACGCTCATCAGTTCCTCAACATCTTTAACGATGTCTTGGCTAAATACAA GAGTTCTTCTGGGAGGCTGTGGTGA